In Bradyrhizobium sp. WBOS07, the genomic window TCGAAGAGGCCGGCCTCGATCGCCTGATCCGCGCCGGCTACACGCTGCTCGACCTCATCACCTATTTCACCGTGGGCCCGAAGGAAGCGCGCGCCTGGACCATCCATCGCGGCACCAAGGCGCCCGCGGCGGCCGGCGTGATCCACACCGACTTCGAGAAGGGTTTCATCCGCGCCGAGACCATCGCGTATGAGGACTATGTCGCGCTCGGCGGCGAAGCCGGCGCACGCGATGCCGGCAAGCTCCGCCTCGAAGGCAAGGACTACGTCGTCGCCGACGGCGACGTGATGCATTTCAGGTTCAATACGTAGTAAGCCGGCAACACCGGTGCCGTAGTGCCGTAGGGTGGGCAAAGGCGCATCGCGCCGTGCCCACCACCTGCTGTCATTGTGGAAGATCGTGGGCACGCTTCGCTTTGCCCACCCTACGAGACCGTCGTCACCGCATCCCGCCGCCCTGGTCGCGGATCGCGCCGAGATGCTCGTTGATGCGGAAGACGATCAGGATCAGCTCCGCGAGGATGCGCGAGAACACGATTCCGACGACGACGCTGGCGATCGAGGACAGCAGCACCAGGAAGCCGCCGAACGGGCTGATCGCCATCGCGGCGAGCCCGGAGAAGATGCCGGAGAGACCGAACAGGCAGATCAGCGCGATCACCAGCCAATAGAAGGTCTTGATGATCGTCGGCGTGATGAAGCGGTCCCATTGGAAAAGGTCGCTGAATGAAAACATTGCTCTCCCCAGGGCACTGGGCCTTGATAAACCGATCGCGGCCCTCGGTCGATCCGACTCGGATCAACGCCGCCACCCGGTATGTAGCACGAGCCATGCGGGCCGGCGGGTTGAGATTGCCGCAAAGTGCGGCCACAATCTGTCATTCCCGCAAAGCTTTCCCCAGATGACCCTGACCTTCGAAGATTTCCCGCCCGGCCGGTTCGGCACGTTCGGCCCGCGCCATGTCACCCGCGACGAGATTTTGGCCTTTGCCGCCGAGTTCGATCCGCAGCCGATGCACCTGGACGAGGAGGCTGCCAGCAAGAGCATGCTGCGCGGCCTGTCCGGCTCGGGCTGGCATCTCTGCTCGCTGATGATGCGGATGATGGCCGACGGCTTCATCACCCGCGCCGCATCGCTGGGATCGCCCGGCGTCGACGAAGTGCGCTGGCTCTCGCCACTGCGGCCCGGCGACGACCTCATGCTCGAGGTCGATGTGCTGGAGGCGCGCACCTCGAAGAGCCGGCCCGAGCTCGGCATCGTCAAGTTCAAATGCACCGTGCGCAATGCCAGGGGTGAGGCGCTCGCGGAGATGACGTCGCCGATTCTGATCAAGCGGCGCGAGGGAGCGGTCTGATGCGGTTCTTCGACGACATCGAAATCGGCCAGCGCCGCGAGATCGGCAGCTATACCTTCACGGCCGAGGCCATCAAGACATTCGCCGCCAAGTTCGATCCGCAGCGTTTCCATCTCGACGAGGAGGAGGGCAAGAACTCGCTGTTCGGCGGGCTTGCCGCGTCGGGCTGGCATGTCGGCTCGGCCTGCATGAGCCTGCTCGTCGCCGACGGCCAGCGTCTGGCGCGCGAGGCCGCCTCGCGCGGCGAGGAGGTCGCGCTATGGGGCCCGTCGCCGGGCTTTCGCGACCTGCGCTGGATCAGACCGGTGCTCGCCGGCGACACCGTCGCGTATGTCAACGTCGTCACCGACAAGCGCAGCTCGGCCTCGCGCCCCGGCTGGGGCATCCTGACCGCTCGCACCACCGGCACCAACCAGCGCGGCGAAGACGTCTATTCCATCACCGCTTCAGCCTTTGTGCCCAAGCGGAAGGGCGGTTAGATCTGTTCCAAGATGAACGGTCCAAATGATGCGCGAGTGTTGCCCGCGCGCTATGGACGCGATTCGGGGCGGCTGCCATAAGCCTGCGCAACATGGTTACCGCGAAGGGTTTCTGCGGAACCTGTGAGTTGCTAACTAATTATGAACCTGTCGCTGTCTATTTGAAACGAATTGGCAGAGACAGGGGACGAGGACCATGGCAGATCGCGGCGCACTCAAGTTCGTAGGATTTATCTTCGCGACCGCGACGCTCGCAGTGATGCTGGTCGCCGGCATGGTGGTGAAGGGCTATGCCGATGGCGCCTACACCCTGGAAGCCTCGGTCACCGAAGCGAGCCGGTAACACTTCGTTCATCTTTCGCGGCCGGCATCCGGCCGCGCCTTAGCGGCTATAGACGAACGCCAGGATGGCGATCGCAACCGCCAGCAGCCCGACAAAGCGCAGCATGATCGTGCCGAATTGATTCGGCGCGGGCCGCAACGGTATCGGGTCCGTGGTGTCGGGCCGAATGCTTTCCATCTGAAATGTCCCCCAAGGCCCGGCCGCAAGGCTGCCGACGCTGGCATTAGTCGTTGGGGATGAGCGTAGGGTTCAAGCCATACTCTCGTGTCCCGGACGCGCTACAGCGCTCTTGCGCTGCTGCGCAGAGCCGGGCGCCATCGCGAGGCCACTTCAATTTGAGGCATAGGCCCCGGCTCTGCGGCGCGTCACTGCGTGCGGCACCGCGTCCGGGGCACGAAACCTCCCGGAATCAAAACCGCCGCGCTCTCTTCCGAGAACGCGGCGGCCGGTGATGCGGGGCTTGGCGATCAGCTGTTGCGCAGGCCGTCGGCGGCGCGCTTCCACTGCGCGACGTTGTCGGCGATCATGCGGGTCGACTTCATCGCGGCCTGGCTGAGCTGGGCATAGCCGGAAATCTCGCGCTGGACGCGCTGGCCTTCGGCATGGAGCAGGTCGCGCAGGCTCTCGAGCTCGGAAATCAGGTTCTCGATCTCGGCGAGCGAGGTGCCGGCGACGCGCTGGATCAGCGAGTTGACGTTGTTGACGGTGGCCTCCGCGCTCGGGTCGAGCGGCGGCGCGTCGGTGGTGGTCGCCGCCGGGCGGCGCAGATAGGCGATATCGTTGCGGACGAAGTCGCGGATGCCGGCCTCGACCTCGGTCACGGCGGCGAGGTTGGTGTCGACCGTCTCGGTCTCGGTGGTTTCGATCTTTTCCGGACGCATGGCGTTCATCGTTGTTCCCCTGTTCGCGTTGAGCGCAGCGCGAGTGTCCCCCGCACGACGACGTCTGTGAGGCTTCCTTATCAGGGCGTCCGATTTTGACCGCAAATGGGCCGAGATGCGGCAAGGGCGGACCATTCGGGGGTTTTGCCGTGGCGTATGGTTAGGAGAGTGTGAACGCCGGTGCGGGGATGCGAAGCTCTAGCCGGGTCGGCGGTCTGCTCCCTCGCCCCGCTTGCGGTGGGAGGGGTGTCTCCGCAGGAACGGTGGCAAAGGAGTTCGCGGAGAGTCCCCCTCACCCGGACCTTGCTTGCGCAAATTCCGGCCTCTCCCCGCAGGTGGGGAGAGGCGAAAGTCACCAGCTCTTCTTGAAGCCGGCCGTCACGCTCTTGTTGACCGCGCCTTGCGAGGTCTCGCCGACCGAGCCGGAGACGGTGACGTT contains:
- a CDS encoding MaoC family dehydratase, with translation MRFFDDIEIGQRREIGSYTFTAEAIKTFAAKFDPQRFHLDEEEGKNSLFGGLAASGWHVGSACMSLLVADGQRLAREAASRGEEVALWGPSPGFRDLRWIRPVLAGDTVAYVNVVTDKRSSASRPGWGILTARTTGTNQRGEDVYSITASAFVPKRKGG
- a CDS encoding MaoC family dehydratase, with the protein product MTLTFEDFPPGRFGTFGPRHVTRDEILAFAAEFDPQPMHLDEEAASKSMLRGLSGSGWHLCSLMMRMMADGFITRAASLGSPGVDEVRWLSPLRPGDDLMLEVDVLEARTSKSRPELGIVKFKCTVRNARGEALAEMTSPILIKRREGAV
- a CDS encoding DUF4282 domain-containing protein → MFSFSDLFQWDRFITPTIIKTFYWLVIALICLFGLSGIFSGLAAMAISPFGGFLVLLSSIASVVVGIVFSRILAELILIVFRINEHLGAIRDQGGGMR